In Oncorhynchus clarkii lewisi isolate Uvic-CL-2024 chromosome 24, UVic_Ocla_1.0, whole genome shotgun sequence, one DNA window encodes the following:
- the LOC139382539 gene encoding olfactory receptor 52E4-like: MDNNMSFPSHILQIQGFEFSQTFMYPIFFSMLFVYLSLLVSNIGVLVVIIKERNLHQPMYILFCNLSVNDLIGNTVLLPRLMADIVSTERLITYSQCVAQAFFSHTFGSASHMILIIMAFDRYVAICHPLRYTSIMTTKTVVTLSVSAWGASLVLVSVLLGLTIRLSRCTSIIRNVYCDNASLFKLSCENVSINNIYGLFFTVLLFTSSMGSIAVTYIRIAVICWTKKSKELNNRALQTCASHLVVYLIMLWSGFLTIILHRFPDYPYLRKLASVLFHVVPAHFNPIIYGLQTKSLRQKIKQILCRKVTHS, encoded by the coding sequence ATGGACAACAACATGTCATTTCCAAGCCATATCCTTCAAATCCAGGGTTTTGAATTCTCACAGACATTCATGTATCCAATTTTTTTCTCCATGCTGTTTGTTTATCTCTCCCTCCTTGTGTCTAACATTGGTGTCCTGGTAGTCATCATCAAAGAAAGAAATTTGCACCAACCAATGTACATCCtcttctgtaacctgtctgtaaatgATCTGATTGGCAACACTGTCTTGTTGCCTCGCCTCATGGCTGACATTGTTTCAACTGAGAGGTTGATCACGTACAGCCAATGTGTCGCTCAGGCCTTTTTCAGTCACACGTTTGGATCAGCCTCACATATGATACTGATCATTATGGCCTTTGACAGGTATGTGGCCATATGTCACCCATTAAGGTACACGTCCATAATGACAACCAAAACTGTAGTTACGCTGtctgtgtctgcttggggggctTCCCTTGTGTTAGTGTCTGTCCTACTGGGTCTCACCATAAGGCTTTCCCGCTGCACTTCAATCATTCGAAATGTTTATTGTGACAATGCATCATTGTTCAAGCTGTCCTGTGAGAACGTTTCAATCAACAACATCTATGGACTCTTTTTCACTGTACTGCTCTTTACTTCTTCAATGGGAAGCATAGCTGTTACTTATATCAGGATTGCTGTGATTTGCTGGACCAAGAAAAGCAAGGAGCTGAACAACAGAGCGTTGCAGACCTGTGCAAGCCACCTGGTGGTGTATCTCATTATGCTGTGGAGTGGGTTTCTAACCATCATACTGCATCGCTTTCCAGACTATCCATATTTGAGAAAACTGGCTTCTGTTCTATTTCATGTCGTCCCTGCTCATTTTAATCCAATTATCTACGGCTTGCAAACAAAGTCATTGAGGCAGAAAATTAAACAAATACTCTGTCGGAAAGTTACACACTCATAA
- the LOC139382944 gene encoding olfactory receptor 4F17-like, with protein MENESFSVSYKITLDPFFIPPGGKYPIFFLGVAIYSFCAFCNLTLLSVIVMQRNLHKPMYFILFSLPLNDLIGITAMLPKVLSDIVTETNTVFYPLCVIQGFLLHMYGGAVLFILAAMAFDRYVAICQPLRYSTIMTPRNVAVIILLVWGLDLLLILLLFSLQIKLPRCRSSIMNVFCDNPSLLKLTCGNTTLNNVIGLFNTAVMQVISVSIQIFSYVKILITCLVTRKSDAKSKALNTCVAQLVIFFIFEVVGTFTILSHRFKIVSADLQKIMGMLIFLVSPLMNPIVYGLNAREIRITLLKVFLNKVSV; from the coding sequence ATGGAGAACGAATCCTTCAGCGTCAGCTATAAGATAACTCTGGACCCATTTTTTATTCCACCTGGTGGAAAGTATCCCATCTTTTTCCTGGGCGTTGCTATCTATTCATTTTGTGCGTTCTGCAACCTGACCTTACTGTCCGTCATCGTCATGCAAAGGAACCTTCACAAACCCATGTATTTTATTCTCTTCAGTCTTCCTCTCAACGATCTGATAGGAATCACTGCGATGCTCCCAAAGGTGCTGTCAGACATTGTAACTGAGACAAACACGGTCTTTTACCCCCTCTGCGTTATTCAGGGGTTTCTGCTCCACATGTACGGAGGCGCGGTTCTCTTTATTCTTGCGGCTATGGCCTTTGATCGTTATGTTGCCATCTGCCAGCCGTTGAGGTACAGTACTATTATGACACCCAGGAATGTGGCGGTCATTATTTTACTGGTTTGGGGTCTTGACCTCCTCTTGATTCTACTGCTGTTCTCTCTGCAGATAAAGCTTCCCCGGTGTAGATCCTCCATAATGAATGTGTTTTGTGATAACCCCTCCCTTCTTAAACTCACCTGTGGTAATACTACACTGAATAATGTCATAGGACTGTTTAACACTGCAGTCATGCAGGTTATAAGTGTGTCCATTCAGATTTTTTCCTATGTGAAGATTCTGATCACCTGCTTGGTTACAAGAAAGTCTGATGCTAAGAGTAAGGCTTTGAACACCTGTGTGGCACAGTTGGTCATATTCTTCATATTTGAGGTTGTAGGAACCTTCACAATTTTATCACACAGATTCAAGATTGTCTCAGCTGACTTGCAAAAGATTATGGGCATGCTCATCTTTCTAGTATCTCCACTTATGAATCCAATTGTATACGGGCTGAATGCAAGGGAAATACGAATCACCCTACTGAAAGTATTTCTCAACAAAGTATCAGTCTGA